The proteins below come from a single Bartonella schoenbuchensis R1 genomic window:
- a CDS encoding monovalent cation/H+ antiporter subunit A encodes MTIREAMLILLVLLPLGGSAIIGFFGSTAKNNEAWFAGAIAFFSLLFTLILYPTLYGNHVVRLDIAWLPEWGVNLTLRMDGLSWLFCLLITGIGLLVVVYARYYMNPADPVPRFFSFFLAFMGSMTGVILSGNLVFLVIFWELTSIFSFLLIGYWYHNASARDGARMALIVTGFGGFALLLGVLLIGHIVGSFDLDEVLQSGNLIRSNSLYTPVLICILLGGLTKSAQFPFHFWLPKAMAAPTPVSSYLHSATMVKAGLFLFIRLWPVLSGTESWFFLVGFAGLTTLLLGAYFSIFQQDLKGLLAYSTISHLGLITTLLSLGSPLACVAAIFHIVNHATFKASLFMAAGIVDHETGTRDIRKLTGLFRYMPITGTLALVAGAAMAGVPLLNGFLSKEMFFAQAVETHMESWLDWIAPYVATLASLFSVTYSIRFIHGVFFGPKPVNLPKILHEPPRFMRFPIEFLVFICLAVGIFPNLTMGFILDNAVIAVLGPARVSYSLSVWHGFNTPLIMSLVALSGGVLLYILGRRYFLSCDEGPPFFRYLKRQRILKRILMMISWKWARAAEALLSTRRLQVQLHWVLLVCFAFVGFLLWHDGLISAGPLLLFPLDLPFIAIWLIGGVCALLVALYAKFHRFASLMLLGGAGLMTCASFLWLSAPDLALTQLVVEVVTAILLLLGLRWLPKRLYDPDPLPVGFVVRLRRMSDFIIAFVGGAGMAWLSFAIMTRPQGVTISDFFLTHAYSEAGGRNVVNVLLVDFRGFDTMGEIVVLGIVSLTVFALLRRFRPAPESVDAPFQQRIQTAFDTAQPDREVGDTLSDYLTIPSVIMHWLFPVIIAIAVYLLMRGHDFPGGGFAGGITLAVGFILQYLATNIRWVESHLRVLPVRWIGFGLLLSVVTGASSWFFGYPFLTSFFQYIHLPLIENIPIASALLFDFGVFSVVLGASVLILIALAHQSIRFYRISKKSITKKKES; translated from the coding sequence ATGACAATACGGGAAGCAATGTTGATATTGCTAGTTTTGCTTCCCCTTGGTGGTAGCGCTATCATCGGTTTTTTTGGTTCAACTGCCAAAAATAACGAAGCATGGTTTGCTGGGGCAATAGCGTTTTTTAGCCTTCTTTTCACACTGATACTTTACCCAACGCTTTATGGAAATCATGTAGTACGTTTAGATATTGCTTGGTTACCTGAGTGGGGTGTTAATTTAACTTTGCGCATGGATGGTTTATCGTGGCTTTTTTGCCTTTTAATTACGGGGATAGGCCTGCTTGTTGTTGTTTATGCACGTTATTATATGAACCCGGCAGATCCGGTTCCACGGTTTTTTTCTTTTTTTCTAGCTTTCATGGGATCAATGACAGGGGTGATCTTGTCAGGAAATCTCGTCTTTTTAGTCATTTTCTGGGAATTGACCAGCATTTTTTCCTTTTTATTGATTGGTTATTGGTATCATAATGCTAGTGCGCGTGATGGGGCCCGTATGGCTTTAATCGTTACGGGTTTTGGGGGATTTGCGCTACTTTTGGGAGTTTTACTCATTGGTCATATTGTTGGCAGTTTTGATTTAGATGAGGTCTTGCAATCTGGGAATCTCATCCGGTCGAATTCTCTTTATACACCCGTGCTTATTTGCATTTTATTGGGAGGGTTAACAAAGAGTGCACAGTTTCCCTTTCATTTTTGGCTGCCAAAAGCCATGGCTGCTCCAACGCCTGTATCATCTTATTTGCATTCAGCGACAATGGTAAAAGCTGGGTTGTTTTTGTTTATTCGTTTATGGCCAGTTTTATCGGGAACAGAATCTTGGTTTTTTCTAGTAGGTTTTGCAGGTCTCACAACATTGCTCCTTGGGGCTTATTTTTCAATATTTCAGCAAGATTTGAAAGGTCTTCTTGCTTATTCAACTATTAGTCATCTTGGTTTAATTACAACACTTTTAAGTCTTGGCAGTCCACTTGCATGTGTTGCGGCAATTTTTCATATTGTTAATCATGCTACCTTTAAAGCGTCTTTATTTATGGCGGCCGGTATTGTTGATCATGAAACAGGAACGCGTGACATACGCAAATTAACAGGTCTTTTTCGTTATATGCCTATTACAGGAACTCTTGCTTTAGTCGCGGGTGCGGCTATGGCTGGTGTTCCTTTGTTGAATGGTTTTTTATCAAAAGAGATGTTTTTTGCACAAGCGGTTGAAACACATATGGAATCGTGGTTGGATTGGATTGCGCCTTACGTGGCAACACTTGCTAGCCTGTTTAGCGTGACTTATTCTATACGTTTTATTCATGGTGTCTTTTTTGGGCCAAAACCTGTCAATTTACCCAAAATACTGCATGAACCACCACGTTTTATGCGCTTTCCGATAGAGTTTTTGGTTTTTATTTGTTTGGCAGTTGGTATTTTTCCTAATTTAACAATGGGATTCATTTTAGATAATGCGGTTATAGCTGTTTTAGGGCCTGCGAGAGTTTCTTATAGTTTATCTGTTTGGCATGGCTTTAATACTCCTTTGATCATGAGTTTGGTCGCTTTATCAGGAGGAGTACTGCTTTATATTTTAGGGCGTCGTTATTTTCTATCTTGTGATGAAGGTCCTCCTTTTTTTCGTTATTTAAAGAGGCAGCGTATTTTAAAACGAATTCTCATGATGATTTCTTGGAAATGGGCGCGTGCAGCAGAAGCTCTTTTGTCAACACGTCGTTTACAAGTTCAATTGCATTGGGTGCTTTTGGTTTGTTTTGCGTTTGTTGGTTTTTTATTATGGCATGATGGTTTGATTTCAGCTGGTCCATTATTGCTTTTTCCACTTGATTTACCTTTCATAGCCATTTGGCTGATTGGTGGGGTTTGTGCTCTTTTAGTTGCTTTGTATGCAAAATTTCATCGTTTTGCATCATTGATGCTTTTAGGTGGCGCTGGTTTGATGACCTGTGCGTCTTTTTTATGGCTTTCTGCACCCGATTTGGCGCTGACACAATTGGTTGTTGAAGTTGTAACGGCAATTCTTTTACTTCTTGGTTTGCGGTGGTTGCCTAAGCGTTTATATGATCCTGATCCACTGCCTGTTGGTTTTGTTGTGCGTTTGCGCCGTATGAGCGATTTTATCATAGCGTTTGTAGGAGGAGCAGGTATGGCGTGGTTATCATTTGCGATAATGACGCGCCCCCAAGGGGTAACAATTTCTGATTTTTTTCTTACTCACGCTTATTCTGAGGCTGGTGGTCGCAATGTTGTGAATGTGTTATTAGTTGATTTTCGTGGCTTTGATACAATGGGAGAAATTGTTGTTTTGGGTATCGTTTCGCTCACTGTTTTTGCTCTTTTGCGGCGTTTTCGCCCTGCTCCTGAAAGTGTTGATGCGCCTTTTCAGCAACGTATTCAAACAGCTTTTGATACAGCGCAACCTGATCGTGAAGTTGGAGATACTTTATCGGATTATTTAACTATTCCTTCTGTTATTATGCATTGGCTTTTTCCTGTTATTATCGCTATTGCGGTTTATTTATTAATGCGTGGGCATGATTTTCCAGGAGGTGGGTTTGCTGGTGGTATTACTTTAGCGGTTGGATTTATTCTACAGTATCTTGCTACTAATATTCGCTGGGTGGAAAGCCATTTACGTGTTTTACCTGTTCGTTGGATTGGTTTTGGCTTATTATTATCAGTGGTAACTGGGGCAAGTTCTTGGTTTTTTGGATATCCTTTTTTAACATCGTTTTTTCAATATATTCATCTCCCTTTAATTGAAAATATTCCAATAGCATCTGCTTTGTTGTTTGATTTTGGCGTATTTTCTGTGGTTTTGGGAGCGAGCGTTCTTATTTTAATTGCGCTTGCACATCAATCAATTCGCTTTTACCGAATTAGTAAGAAATCTATTACAAAGAAAAAGGAAAGTTAA
- the nspC gene encoding carboxynorspermidine decarboxylase, producing the protein MIKTPYYLIDKSKLIKNMEIIARLREMSGIKVLLALKCFATWSVFDFMSEYMDGSTSSSLYELRLGREKFGKETHAYSVAWADDEIDEVCTYADKIIFNSIQQLQRFASTTKTIQRGLRLNPGISASNFDLANPSRPFSRLGETNQSAIEEVLPLINGLMIHNNCENADFNLFNQMLNHIEEKFKKLFIAVDWISLGGGIHFTGNNYPLEALAERLKRFSQTYNVTVFLEPGEAAITKSTTLEVSVLDTLYNEKNLAIVDSSIEAHMLDLLIYRENAKLEPNQGSHEIMVCGKSCLAGDIFGTFQFPELLKIGDRLSFQDAAGYTMVKKNWFNGVAMPAIVIKECNGNLTIQRQFNYNDYKNSLS; encoded by the coding sequence ATGATTAAAACACCTTATTATCTTATAGATAAATCCAAACTCATAAAGAATATGGAAATTATTGCTCGTTTACGAGAAATGTCGGGAATAAAAGTCTTGCTGGCTTTGAAATGTTTTGCAACATGGAGTGTATTTGATTTCATGTCTGAATATATGGATGGAAGTACCTCATCATCTCTTTATGAATTACGCTTAGGAAGAGAAAAATTTGGAAAAGAAACCCACGCCTATTCGGTTGCTTGGGCAGATGATGAAATTGATGAAGTATGTACTTATGCAGACAAAATTATCTTTAATTCAATTCAGCAACTCCAACGTTTTGCGAGCACTACCAAAACTATTCAACGAGGATTAAGGCTAAATCCAGGTATTAGTGCATCAAATTTTGATCTTGCAAATCCCTCTCGCCCTTTTAGCCGTTTGGGTGAAACCAATCAAAGTGCGATCGAAGAAGTCTTACCCCTTATAAATGGCTTAATGATCCACAATAATTGTGAAAATGCTGATTTTAATCTCTTCAACCAAATGCTTAATCATATTGAAGAAAAATTTAAAAAACTCTTCATCGCTGTTGACTGGATTAGCCTTGGTGGTGGAATTCATTTTACTGGCAATAATTATCCTCTAGAAGCTCTTGCAGAACGTTTAAAACGCTTTTCTCAAACTTACAATGTAACCGTTTTTCTGGAACCAGGGGAAGCTGCTATCACAAAAAGTACTACATTAGAAGTTAGTGTTCTGGATACACTGTATAATGAAAAAAACCTCGCTATTGTTGATAGCTCAATTGAAGCACATATGCTTGATCTTCTCATTTATCGTGAAAATGCAAAATTAGAACCAAATCAAGGATCACATGAAATCATGGTTTGTGGAAAGTCTTGTCTTGCTGGCGATATTTTTGGAACATTCCAATTTCCTGAATTACTTAAAATAGGCGACAGACTGTCTTTCCAAGATGCCGCAGGCTATACAATGGTTAAGAAAAACTGGTTTAATGGCGTTGCGATGCCAGCCATTGTTATTAAAGAATGCAATGGAAATCTAACCATTCAACGTCAATTCAACTATAATGACTATAAAAACAGTCTTTCATAA
- a CDS encoding saccharopine dehydrogenase family protein, which yields MKKNVLIIGAGGVAQVVAHKCAQNNDILGEIHIASRTLKKCEAIIASIKDKKAMKVAGVLKSHMLNAMNIEETVKLIQQTKCEIVINVGSPFLNMSVLSACIKTKCAYIDTAIHEDPLKICETPPWYNNYEWPRRKECEQAGITAILGAGFDPGVVNAYAALAHDTYFDTISDIDIIDINAGKHGRWFATNFDPEINFREFTGQVWSWQNKKWVSNQMFEINHEWDLPVVGKQKAYMTGHDEIHSLSKNLDVQNIRFWMGFSELYITVFTVLKNLGLLSEQVIKTAEGQEVVPLKVVKAVLPDPASLAPNYTGKTCIGDFIKGIKNGSPREVFIYNIADHKQAFNETGAQGISYTAGVPAAAAAILIATGIWDVKTMVNVEELPPLPFLKQLDHMGLPTCIREKQEDKQLQF from the coding sequence ATGAAAAAAAATGTTCTCATTATTGGTGCTGGCGGTGTTGCACAAGTTGTCGCGCATAAATGCGCTCAAAATAACGATATACTTGGAGAAATTCATATCGCTTCACGAACACTCAAAAAATGTGAGGCCATAATTGCTTCCATTAAAGATAAAAAAGCAATGAAAGTAGCAGGTGTTCTTAAAAGCCATATGCTTAATGCAATGAACATCGAAGAAACTGTAAAGCTTATTCAACAGACCAAATGTGAGATTGTTATCAATGTTGGTTCTCCTTTTTTGAATATGTCTGTTCTTTCAGCCTGTATCAAAACAAAATGCGCTTATATTGATACCGCGATTCATGAAGACCCTTTAAAAATTTGTGAAACACCACCTTGGTATAACAATTACGAATGGCCCAGACGTAAAGAATGTGAACAAGCAGGTATAACGGCTATTTTAGGTGCAGGTTTCGACCCTGGTGTTGTTAATGCTTATGCAGCGTTAGCACATGATACTTATTTTGATACAATTTCTGACATTGATATTATTGATATCAATGCCGGAAAGCATGGACGTTGGTTTGCAACCAATTTTGATCCAGAAATCAATTTTCGAGAATTTACAGGGCAAGTATGGTCATGGCAAAATAAAAAGTGGGTTTCCAATCAAATGTTTGAAATCAACCATGAATGGGATTTACCAGTTGTTGGAAAACAAAAGGCTTACATGACAGGGCATGATGAAATTCATTCGTTATCCAAAAATCTCGATGTCCAAAATATCCGCTTTTGGATGGGTTTTAGTGAACTTTATATTACTGTTTTTACCGTCTTAAAAAACCTTGGACTTTTATCAGAACAAGTTATTAAAACAGCAGAAGGCCAGGAAGTTGTTCCTTTGAAAGTCGTAAAAGCTGTCTTACCTGACCCAGCTTCTCTAGCGCCAAACTATACAGGAAAAACCTGTATTGGAGACTTCATTAAAGGCATAAAAAACGGAAGCCCAAGAGAAGTTTTTATCTATAATATAGCTGATCATAAACAAGCTTTCAATGAAACAGGCGCACAAGGGATTTCCTATACAGCCGGTGTACCTGCAGCAGCTGCTGCCATTCTTATCGCCACAGGAATATGGGATGTGAAAACCATGGTTAATGTAGAAGAACTACCACCACTCCCCTTCCTTAAACAACTTGATCATATGGGGCTTCCGACCTGTATAAGAGAAAAACAAGAAGATAAACAATTACAATTTTAA